The sequence CACTCCCCCGTCGGCCACAGCCCGCCGACGTCGTCCCAGGACAACGGCGGGTTGGCCTGGTCCCGCCCCGAGAGCACCGGCTGGGCGATGCGCCAGGGGGCGGACAGGGTGGCGTCGTCCCAGGCCACCCCGAACTCGTCGCTGGCGTCGTAGTAGCCGGTCACCCAGTAGATGAGGTCCACGTCGGTCACCGCCAGGAAGCCATGGGCGACGCCGGGCGGGATGTAGAGCACCTGCGGCTCGCCCCCGACGAGCGGGACCGGCACCACCGCCGGGGAGGTGGAGGCGGTGCGCAGGTCGGCCAGCATCGCCTGGGCCTCCCCGCCGATCACGTACCAGGCGTCGGCCTGCTTGCGGTGGTAGTGCAGCCCGCGCAGCACCCCGGCGGCCGAGTGCGAGTGGTTGGCTTGCACGAAGTGCACCCCCAGGAGGTCCTCGCGGAAGATCTCCATGAACGACCCCCGGCTGTCGCCGTGCACGACGGGGGTGCCGAGGACGGCGCCCGGGATGCCCGGGATCGGCTCCAGCTTCACCGGGCCGCCGCATCGGTGTAGATCGACTCCGCCTCCGCCAGGTGCGGCCCCCACCAGTCCTCGTGGTCCCGGTACCAGTCCACCGTGGCCCCCAGCTGCTCCCAGACGTCGCCCGGGCGCCAGCCCAGGCCGGTGATGCGGGTCGCATCGACGCAGTAGCGCCGGTCGTGGGCCGGGCGGTCGTAGGCGGTCATGACGATGCGGTCCTCGGGCAGGCCGAGGCGTCCCGCCAGCCAGCGCACCAGCGCCAGGTTGGTGATCTCGGGCTCATGGCGGGGGCCGACGTTGTACACCCCACCCGGGGCGCCCATCGTGGCGGCCAGGCCGACGGCGGCGGCGAAGTCGCCGGCGTGCAGCCACTGACGCACGTAGAGGCCGTCGCCCCAGACCGGCAGCACGTCGCCCCGGAGGCCCCGCACGATCCAGCGGGGGAAGGCCTTCTCGGGGAACTGGTGCGGCCCGAAGGCGTTGGTGGGCCGCACGACCACCACCTCCAGGCGATCGGCGTACGAGCGGGCCAGGTCGTCGGCGATGGCCTTCGACCGGGCGTACGGGCTACTCGCCGCCCCCTCGCCTCGCCCCTTGTCCTCCTCGGCGAAGGCCCCCTCGAGGATCGGGCCGTAGACCTCGTCGGTGGAGACATGGACCACACGGCCCACCCCGTGGGCGAGCGCCGCGTCGAGCACCACCCGGGTGCCCTCGACGTTGGTGCGGAAGAACCGGTCGGGATCCGACTCGCTGCGGGTGACGTGGGTCTCAGCTGCGTAGTGCACGACGAGATCGGGCCGGTACACCTGGAAGACGGCGGCGATCTCGGGCGCCGAGGCGACGTCGGCCCGGACGAAGGCGCAGCGGGGGTCGTCGGCCACATCGCCGAGGCGGCGCAGGTCCCCGGCGTAGGTGAGCGCATCGACGTTCACCACCAGGCCGGCGCCGGACGCCAGGGCGTGGCGGACGAAATGGCTGCCGAGGAACCCGGCCCCGCCCGTCACCACGATGGTCTTGCCCTGCATCCGCCCTCCGGCTTCCTGTTCGCCCGCGTTCGGCGCCCACGTTCGGCGCCCGCGCCGGGGACGATACTGCACTGGTTGGCCGGCGGCGGTCTCCAGAAGCCCGCCCAGGTGGCTGGGGCCTTACTCCGGGGTTACTCCTTCTCAGCCAGCGCCGACTTCACTGCCGTGATCATGTCGGGTGGGCTGGCGAACACCAGGTTCTTCACCTTGCCCTTCAGACCCCGGGCGGCGGATTCCTTGGCGGCGATGACCACGATCGGGACGGTTGCGAGCTCGTCGGTGCCGGCCAGGCCCACGGCCATCGCCCGGCCCTGATCCGGTGAGCGGGTGAGGTCGATGAGCACGAGGTCGGGCTCGATCTTGGGGATCTGCTTGTAGGTGTCCCCCTTCGGCTCCTCCACCCAGGGCACGCTGTAGCCGTTCTGGCGCAGCGCGCTCACCCAGGGGCGGCTCTCCTCCCAGCAGAGAACGGCAACCTTGGCGTTCATTGCTCCTGCTTCCTTCGCGGTGGGTGCGGGCTGGACCCCGCCGGCCGGCGCACAGCCCTACCGGGCGCCATATTGATGATATCCGACCGCCCGCACGGGCCGGTGGCGGGGGGCCGGAAGCGGTACCCTCCCCCCTCGCACCGAACCCTCGCACCGACCCGCGCCCCCATGACCCAACCCATGACCCAACCATGACCCGACCATGAGCCACCCCCTGCCCGCTGACTCCGCCACCCGGCCCGGCGTCCCCGTCGAGCTCGCCGCCCTCGAGCGCGGGGCGGGCCCGGTCGTCACCCTCATCCACGGCGGGATCTTCCATTCCGGCCCCACCTGGGCCCGCCAGATCGGCCCGCTCGCCACCGAGGGCTACCGGGTGCTGGCGGTGGACCGGCGGGGCTACGGTCGCTCCCCGGACGCCCGGGCGCCGGCGGGCGAGCGCATCTCGGTCGCCCTGCAGGCCGCCGATGTCTGGCACACCCTCGACCTGCGGGAGGCCCCGGCCAGCCATCTGGTGGGCATCTCCTACGGCGCACTGGTTGCCCTGGAGGCCGCCCTGGCCCGCCCGGAGGCGTGCACCTCGCTGACGCTCATCGAGCCCGGCCTGCTGGCCTGGCTGGCGGACGATGCCGACTACGGCCCCTGGCTGCAGCGGTGGCGGGAGCTGGAGGCGCGGGGGGCCTCGGGGGCGCCGCTCGAGGAGTGGCTGGGCGAGTTCCTGTCCCTGATCGACCCGCAGATGGCCCGGGACCTGGCGCCGGGATCACCTGCCTACGGCATCCTGGAGCGGGCACTCCCCCACGAGTGGGAGGAGGAGAGCGCCTCGACCTACCAACCCGACCCCGAGGCGTTGGCCGCCCTCGGCGTCCCCACCTTGATCGTCACCGGGGCCGACAGCGAGCCCGCCCCGCATGCCATCGCCGAGCTGATGGCGGAGCGCATCGCGGGCGCCACCCAGGCCGAGATCGAGGGCGCCGGGCATGCCCTGCAGGCCGAGCAGCCCGACGCCTTCAACCGGCTACTGCTGGGGTTCCTCGCCCTGCAGGCGTAACCCGCGGGGGCTCGCCCCGGTCGTAGAATTGAGGCAAGCACCACAGGCCCGGAGGCCCCGCCCCGGGACCAGAGAGAGGAGTGCCCGCCATGCCCACGACCGTGCGCGACCTGGCCCGCTACAAGTCGGACGGCCGCCGCTTCGCCATGCTCACCGCTTACGACTTCCCCACCGCCCGCCTGCTGGACGAGGCCGGGATCCCCGCCCTGCTGGTGGGCGACTCCCTCGGGCAGGTGGTCCTGGGCTACGACACCACCCTGCCGGTGACGATGGACGAGATGCTGCACCATTGCCGGGCGGTCGCCCGGGGGGCGCGCACCGCCCTGTTGATCGGCGACATGCCCTTCGGCAGCTACCAGACCTCGCTGGAGGACGGCATCCGCAACGCCACCCGCATGCTGAAGGAGGGCGGCATGCACGCCGTGAAGTTCGAGGGCTGGATGCCCGAGCTCACCCAGGCCCTCACCGAGCGCGGCATCCCGGTAATGGCCCACCTGGGCCTGACCCCCCAGTCGGTGCACGCGTTCGGCGGCTACCGGGTGCAAGCCAAGAACGAGGAGGACGCCCACGCCCTCGTCGCCCACGCCCTCGACCTGCAGAAAGCGGGCGCCTTCGCCCTGGTGCTGGAGGCGGTGCCCGCGGCCGTGGCCGCCTCGGTGACCCAGGCGCTCGCCATCCCCACCATCGGCGTCGGGGCGGGGCCGGGCTGCGACGGCCAGGTCCTGGTGGTGCACGACCTGCTGGGCTTCCGGGCCGGCGTGGAGGCCACCCGCTCCCCCAAGTTCGTGAAGGCCCAGGCCGACCTCGCCACCGTTATCCATGACGCCGCCCGGGCGTACCTGCACGAGGTGGAGGCAGGCACCTTCCCGGACGAAGCCCATTCGTACTGAGGCCGCCACCGCGGCGTCATCGGTCACGGTCAGATCAACACCAGAATCTAAGTCCCAACCACCCTCCCCGGTTACCCGGCCGACCCGGGGGTGCCAAGGCTCAGCCGCACCGGCTGGCCGGCCACCTTCAGCGCAATCTCGCCCTCAGCCGTGACCTCCGGCTCGCCCGGACGCACCAGCGTGAAGGTGGGAGCTTCAACCGGGGCCAGGCCGGGCAGGTCCACCAGCAGGTAGGCCTCGGCCCCACCCAGCAGGTAGTCGTCCCGCTTGCGATTGCGGTCCACCACCCGGGTGGAGGGCGAGGCAATCTCGACCACCAGGTAGGGGGGAGGAACGAAATGTTCGTCCTGGCGGGTGTCCCAGTCGCGTCGGAGGACCGTCAAGTCCGGCATGTTGAGGTAGCCGCTCCCCTCCGGTACCCGCCACGGTGGGCCGTTGCCCACAATCTGGGCATCCACCACGCTGAGTTGCGAAAAGAGCTGTTCCCACAGCAGTGCGACGGCCTTCTCATGCTGATCCGTCGCCGGCGTCACGATGAGGCTCCCCCACGGGTCCAGCTCGACGTGCGCCACACCCAACTGGGTCCGGAGCCAGTCGAGATCGTCGACGGTGTAGCCTCCTTCGGCCGCACGAACCATGCCGCAGGGTACCCGTTCAGTCCCGCGACTCGAGCGGGGTCAGGGTGAGGCGCACCGGCCGGCCGGCCACCATCAGCGCAATCTCGGTGTGGGCCGTGACCTCCGGCTCGCCCGGGCGCACCAGCGTGAAGGTGGGAGCCTCGACCGGGGCCAGCGCGGGCAGGTCTACGAGCAGGTAGGCCTCGGCCCCGCCCAACAGGTAGTCGTCCCGCTTTCGGTTGCGATCCACCACGCGGGTGGAGGGCGAAGCCACCTCGACCACCAGGTGAGGGGGAGGGACGAGATGCTCGTCATCCCGGAGGTGCCAGCCCGCCGTCAGTACTGCCAGATCCGGCATATTGAGGTACCCACTCCCGCCGGGCACCCGCCAGGCAGGGCCATTGGCCGCAATGGCCAAAGAGTCTGGGAGTTGGCGTACAAGCTGGCGGGTCAGCAGGCTGACCGCGGCCTCGTGGAGGTCCGTCGCCGGCGTCACGACCAGGTTGCCCCAGGGATCGAGCTCGACGTGCGCCACTCCCCACTGGGCGCGCACCCAGTCGAAGTCCTCGACGCTGTACCCTCCCTCAGCTGCACGGGCCATGCACCCAGCCTACGGCGTGGGCGTCTCCGTCGCCCGGTACTGGCCCGCCCAGAACGCCGTGCGGGCCAGGTAGGCGGTCTGCGCCTGGGGGTCGGCCAGGCCGTAGGCCCCGCTGTAGTCCTCGTAGCAGCTCCCCTGGTTCGGGATGCAGAACGGCTGCGCCGGCTCGATCTGGGAGCCCTCGTGCCATTCGTTGTAGCTGGTGATGGTGATGAGGTCCGGGGCGGCGCTGATGGCGCCCGACCACATGGAGTCGTACGTCGCCCCGTTGCTCCGGGAGCGCACCCGCGTGTCGCCAGTGGCCCGGGTGGCGTCGTAGCCGGGCGCCACCGACGGGGCGCACAGCAGTCCGTTCGCCCGGGCCTGGGTGCACAGGTGGGCGAAGTCCGACCCCGAGAAGTTGTACGGGTCGTAGGTGTAGATGCCGTCGAAGCCCCCCGCCACGGCGAAGGGGTTCAGCAGCCCTGCCTTCATCGCCGAGGCGCCTCCGGTGGCGAACAGGGTGATGGCGGGGTACTGCGCCCGGATGAGCGCCCAGTTGTTGGCCGAGATCTGGGTGGTGTCGTAGACGTAGAACTCGGTGATGCCTTTCGCCATGAGGTAGGGGATGTCGGAGGTCACCGAGGACGCGGTCCTCCCCACGTAGGGCTCCAGGTGGATGGCGACATCGATGCCATGGGCCGCCGCGATCGGCAGCGTGGCGGTGAGGGCCTGGTCGATGTAGGTGCCCTGGCCCCACCAGGAGAAGACGATCTGGTTGATCCCGGCGGCGGCGATCTCGGCCATCTGGGCATCGATCACCGCCGTATCGGTGCTCGAGTAGGCGCCCCGGGTCGGGTAGAAGGTGGACCCGATGTCCGTGGGTGGGCTGTGGCCCCCCTCATCCCAGTGCAGCCAGCCGCCATTGGCGGTGGACGACGGGGTGCCGTACCAGCCGTAGTAGAAGACGCTCACCACCCCGGTCACGTGGTTCGGCACCGGCGCCATCCCGATCACCCCGCTGGCATGGCCCCCGGCGCTGCCGAAGAAGGCGGCGTCGCCGTACGAGAACACCCCGCCGTCCGAGGCGGCCAGCCAGTAGCCCTTGCCGCTGGGCGTCGCCGCCATGCCCACCACCGGCTTGACCAGCGGGACCGAGCCCGCCGAGCCGTAGAAGGCGGCGTCGCCGAACGAGAAGATCCCCCCGTCGGAGGCCACCAGCCAGTAGCCGGCGCCGTCCTGGGTCGCCGCCATGCCGACGATGGGCTTGTTGAGGGGCACCGAGCCCATCGATCCCAGGAACCCGGCGTCGCCGAAGGCGAACACGCCGCCGTCGGAGGCCACCAGCCAGTAGCCGTTGCCCGAGGGGGTCGCCGCCATGCCGACGATGGGCTTGTTGAGCTTGATGCTGCCGGTCGAGCCCTCGAAGGGTGTTCCGTAGTTGAAGATCCCTCCGTCGGAGGCCACCAGCCAGTAGCCGGAGCCACCCGGATCGGCGGCGATGCCTACCACCGGCTTGTTGAGCTTGATACCCCCCGCCGAGCCCTCGAAGGGCAGGCCGAAGGCGAACACGCCGCCGTCGGAGGCCGCCAGCCAGTAGCCGTTGTCCAGGGTGGAGTTGGCGATGCCCACCACGGGCTTGTTGAGCGCGCCGGGCACGCCGCCCTTGTCCACCGCCGCCCCGTAGTGCAGCACCTGCCCGCCGGCGGTGGTCAGCCAGTACCCCTTCGCCGCCCGGCCCGCAGACCGGGGCGTGACGGGCCTGGCCGGCGTGTAGGTGGGCGTGACGGTGGCGGTCACCTGGCTGGGAGCGCCGAGCAGGGCCTGAGCCGCCGGGTCGCCCGACCCCGCGCCCCCGGCCGCCGAGGCCCCGCCGGCTGCGAGGGCCACGCCGAACAGGGCGAGCACCACCAAGGCGGCGACCCGGGGAAGGGTGGCCCGGAGCCGCCCGATCAGCCCGCCGCTCCCGGTCGAGGAACACCCGGCACAGCGTGGCTTAGGCCTGTTGCCAGGATCGCTGCGCCAGTCACGGTCAAGACAATACCGCGGGTGGAGCGGCGTCACCTGGGTTTGGGCGATCGCCCAGCCGGGCAATGATCGGCCACAGTGTGCGGACGTAGGTGGCCATCACCTCGGCCGCCTCGCTGGCGAGGTCGGGATCCTCGTGGTCGGTCTCCGCCAGGCACTCTGACAGGCGGCGCCACTGCGCCCCCATCGGGCCGAGGGCCCGGCCGGCCACCGCCGCCGGCAGGGCCGGCCGCCACGAGGGCTCGGCCTCCTGCAGGGCGTGCAGGACCTCGTCGTTGGCCACCGGGCGGGGGTGCTCGCAGTGCAGGCCGACCTCGAGCACCGGCGCCTTCGTGGGCGACCAGCGCGGCCCGACCCGCTGGACCTCGAAATGCACCGGCCCGTCGCCGTACCACAGCTTGAGGAGGCGGGAGCTGCGCACCGAGCGGTAGTCGCGCAGGGCCGGGCCGAGCAGCCCGCGCAACTCGTCGTCGATCTGTTCGAAGAACTCCCGGCTCATGGGCCGGACTGTAGCGCCGCCCGGAGTAGTCTCAGGCCCGATGGCGGAGCCCGGCACCATCCAGGAGCACTACGACGCCATCATCGTCGGGGGGCGGGTGGCGGGGGCCTCGCTGGCGACCCACATCGTGCAGCAGGGCTACTCGGCCCTGGTCGTCGAGCGGGCCGCCTTCCCCCGGGACACCCTGTCCACCCATATTTTCCAGAACCTCGATACCCTGGAGCGCCTCGGAGTCCTCGACCGCCTCCTCGCCACCGGCGCCCCCCTCCTCACCGAGTTCCGCCTGCGCATGGACGGCCTCGACCTGTCCCAGGACCACGACGACCTCCCGATGCTCGCCGTGCGCCGGCGGGTGCTGGACCCGATCCTCCTCGACCGGGCAGCCCGCGCCGGCGCCGACGTGCTCAGCCCGGCCCGGGTGACCGGCCTCCTCAGCAACGGCGCCCGGGTCACCGGCGTTCGCCTGCGGGACCCCGGGCGCCGCGAGCGCGAGATCCACGCCCGGGTGGTGGTGGGAGCCGACGGGCGCACCTCGACCGTCGCCCGGCTGGTGGGCGCCCGGCGCTACAACGTCACCCGCAGCGAACGGTCGGGCGGCTTCGCCTACTTCGAGGGCGTGGAGCCCGGCCCGGTCTTCCACTTCTACGTGGAGGGCACGGACTACTTCCTGGGCTACTCCACCGACAGCGGGCTGTTCCTCGCCTCGATGATGTGGGGCAGCCCCGACTTCCGGCGCTACCACGATGCCGATGGCACCGCCTTCGACGCCGCGCTCGCCACCTGCCGCCCGCTGGCCAAAGCCCTGGCGGGCGGGCGCCGCATCCGCCCGCCGGTGTTCATCGGCGGCTGGGAGGGCTACTTCCGGGAGGCGGCCGGCCCGGGCTGGGTGCTGGTGGGCGACGCCGGGCACTTCAAGGACCCCGCCCCGGGCCAGGGGATCTCCGACGCCCTCCGGCAGGCCGAGGGCCTGGCGGCCGCCATCTGCCGGGGCATCGAGACCCACACGCTGCCCGCCCAGCTGAAGGCCTGGTGGCGCTGGCGGGACTGGGACGCCGCCGAGATGTACTGGTGGGCACGGGAATTCGGCCGGGGGGGCCGGCAGTCGCCGGTGATCGCCGAGATGCTCCGGGCGATGGCGGGCAGCCCCCGGGCACTCCGGGCGACACACGAGATCGTGTTCCACCGCCGCCGCCCCTTCCGGGTGTTCACCCCGCCCCGGGTGGCAGCAGCGGCGACCCGGCTGCTGGTCGCCGGGTCCCTCCCCCGGGGCCAGGTGCTGGCCGAGACCCGCACCCTGGTACGCCGGGACCTCGAGCGCCGCTACCGCACCCGGCGGCCGAAGTACGAGGAGTAGCCCTCCGGGCAGTACGGTGGAGGCATGGCCCGGTACGGTCCCACCACGGCGCTGATCGTCGTCGACGTCCAGAATGACTTCGCCGACCCCCGGGGCAGCCTGTCGGTCCCGGGCGGCGAGCAGGCCCTCGGCGCGATCAACCGGGAACTGGCCGAGGCCCGGGCGGCGGGCGCCTTCGTGGTCTTCACCCAGGACTGGCACCCACCGGTCACGCCGCACTTCGCCAGCGACGGGGGCACCTGGCCCGAGCACTGCATCGGCGGCAGCTGGGGAGCCGAGCTGCACCGGGACCTCGCCGCCCTCCCCGACGAGCCCCGCATCCGCAAGGGCGTCGGCGGGGAGGACGGCTACTCGGGCTTCACGGTCGCCGACCCCACCGGCGGGCAGCGCTCGCCGACGGGGCTGGAGGACCTGTTGCGGGACAACGGGATTGCGCAGGTGGTGGTGGTGGGCCTGGCCACCGACTACTGCGTGAAAGCCACCGCCCTGGACGCCGTCACCCTGGGCTTCCCAACGGTTGTCGTCGAGGACGGCGTCCGGGCGGTGGACCTCGCCCCAGGCGACGGTGCCCGGGCCGTCGCCGAGATGCGAGCCGCCGGGGTCACGGTTGCCTAGGCCTCAGGCGGACTACCTCAGCCGGCGACCGGGTCCTCGAGCAGCCCGATGACGTTGCCGTCGGCGTCCTTCACCGAGCCGACCAGCCTCCCCCCGCCGACATCCCGGGGCTCGGCGTTCGACGTCGCCCCGCCGTCGATGAGCGCCTGCATGGTGGCCTTGATGTCGCTCACGTGGTAGAAGGCCTGCGGCCCGCTCTGGCCCTCCCGGTGCCCGTGCGGGTTCAGCCCGATGTGCTGCTTGCCCACCTGGAAGCCCACGTAGTAGGGCGAGTCCGCAATGGGGTCGGAGCCCAGCAGCGTGGCGAAGAGGGCCTTGCTGGCCTCGAGGTTGGTGGTCGGGTAGATGATGGTCCACACCCCTTCGTTCATGTCCTTGCTCCTTTCACCGCTCTGGCGTTTCGGTCATCCCACTGACGGATGCGCCGCCGCGCATGTGACAGGCAGGCCGCGTCCGCAGTAAGCCCCGGCCACCCTCGGCAGCCGGTCAGCGGGAGCCGGTGATCGGGGAGTCGGTGGCCAGCTCCTGCACCAGGGCATCGACCACCTCGACCAGGCTTCCCGAGGCCGCGGCGATGTCACGCTGGCGCAGGTAGGAGGGACCCGTCTCCAGGATGGTGAGGCAGTGGCGGAGCTCCGCCAGGCACCCGAGCCGCTGGGCGACCGGGCTCAGCTCGTCGACCAGGGTGACGATCGCCTCCCGGATCTTCATGAGGTCGCCCTCCTCGTCGATGATGATCTCGGCCTCCATCCCGTAGCGCACCGCCCGCCATTTGTTCTCCCGGAGGATCCACTGCTTGGGTTCGGGCAGCGCGAAACCTCGCTCGCACAGGCCCTCCATCCACTCGACCAGGCACTGGCTGAGGGCGGCGACCGCGCACACCTCGCTGAGGGTGGGCATGCCGTCGCAGATCCGCATCTCCACAGTGCCGAAGTCCGGGTGCGGCCGCACGTCCCACCACACCTCCCGGATCGAGTCGACGGCCCGGGCGTTGATCAGCGTGGTCATGAAGCCCTCGAAATCGCTCCAGGTCTGGAGCGGGTACGGCAGGCCGGCGGTCGGAAGCTGCTCGAAGATCTTGGAGCGGCACGACGCCAGCCCGGTGTCCTGGCCGAGCCAGAACGGGCTCGAGGCCGAGAGGGCCAGGAAATGCGGGATGTAGTAGGCGAGGGCGCCGGCCATCGCCACCGCCCGCTCGGCGGAGCGCACGCCGACGTGGACGTGGATGCCGAAGATCTGGAGCTGGCGGGCGGGCCACTGCATGGTCTCGACCAGCCGGCCGTAGCGGGGGTCGGGGCTGATGCGCTGGTCGATCCAGTGCGAGAACGGGTGGGTCCCGGAGCACATCATCGCGACGCCGGCGTCGGCGCAATGCGGCGCCAGGGCGGCGATTGCCGACTCCAGGTCAGCCCGGGCGTCGGCCACGGTGTCGCACACCCCGGTATTGATCTCGACGGTGCATTCCATCAGTTCGTGCTTGGCCCGCACCGCCGCGTGGCCGGCGCTGCTCCGGGCGAGGGCCTCCAGGATCTGCGAGCCCTTGGAGGTCAGCTCGCGGGTCGCCGTGTCGACGAGCTCAAGCTCCATCTCGACGCCGAGGCTGGCTCGTGGTGAGGCCTGGAACACGATGTGCACGCCGAACTGTATTCCCGTTGGCGGCGGGGCGCTACACGAACGACGTCATTTCAGCAGCTCCCACACCAGCAGCGGCCACAGCTCGGCGCAGCGCCGGAGGGACTCGGCGTCGATGCGCTCGTTGTCCCCGTGGGCCATGGTGGCGAAGTCGGCGAAGCTCAGCCGGTCGCTGTAGAGGCCGAACCCGTAGGCCGTGGCCCCCATCATCCGGAAGAACCGGGCGTCACTCTGCCCGGCGGCCAGGAACGGCACCAGGACCGACCCCTGGGCAGTGGGGAGAAGGGCCGAGGTCGCCCGGGACAACGCCTCCCACAGCGGTGAATCGGTGGTCGACTCCGTCGGCGGGGCGTCGAAGTCCACCGTGAGGCGCACCGAGTCCCACAGGTCGCCGAGGGCGTCCCGGAGCATCGCCTGCACCTCGTCGCCCCCATGCGCCGGCAGTGTCCGGATGTCGAGCTGGATCTCGGCGGCGTCGGGGATGACGTTGCGCTTCACCCCGCCCCGGAGCACCGTCGGGGCGATGCTCGTGTGGGTGCAGGCGTGCGCCATGCCCGCCCAGGGGGCGAGGGGGTGGCGCTCGGCGATGTCGCCGATGCGGCGGGCGTCAACCAGGGCCGCGGTGTCCTCGGCGCTCAGGTCCATCCCCTCCACGAAGCGGCGCCACACCGCCGGGATGTGCGCCTCAGGCCGGAACGCGGCCAGCCGGCTGACGATCTCGGCCGCCTTCACCACCGCGTTGTCGGTGCGCAGCGGGCGGGCGCCGTGGCCGGGGCTGCCCTCCACGTTGATCGTGCACCAGTAGGCACCCTTCTCGGCGACCGTCACCGGGAGCCGCAGCGGCCCTCCCGGGGTGGCTGCCGGGAGCGGCATGCGGAACAACCCGGGCTCGGTGACGACGTAGTCGCACCGGATGGCGTCGGGGTGGTGCTGCGCCAGCCACTCGGCCCCCAACCGCCCTCCCGCCTCCTCGTCGGCGACTGCCAGGTACAGCACCGTCCCCCGGGGACGGGTCGCAACCCTGGCCCCGGTGGCCCCCGTGGCGAGATGGCGGGTCGCCACGGCCATCGACGCCGTCAGGCTGAGCATGTCGACGGCTCCCCGGCCCCACACTTCACCGTCGACCACCTCGCCGCCGAAGGGGTCCCGCACCCATCCGTGGGGATTGGCCGGGACCACGTCGGTGTGGCCCATCAGCATCAGCGTCGGGGCGTGCTCGTCGGCGCCCTCCAGGCGGGCGAGGAGGCTGACCCGGCCCGGGTGCGGCTCGAAGCGCTGCAGCTCCAGCCCGGGCACGTCGAGGTAGGAGGCCAGCAGGTCGGCACTCACCGACTCATGCCCGGAGTCGGGCGTGCCGTCGTTGATGCACGCGTTGCGGATCAGCTGGCTCAGCAGCTCAGTTGTCTCGCCCTCGAGGTCCGCCATCGCTCCGCTCCGTCCGGGGTAGCCAGTCCATCAGGCTACCCAGGCCGGGCGCTCACCTCGCGGTTTCCGACGCCAGCAGGTCCATGAGCAGGCCGTCGTGGAAGGTGCCGTCGAGCCCCCGCTCGTACTCCCGCAGGATCCCCACCGGCCGGAAGCCCACCTTTTCGTAGGAGCGGATCGCCCGGGCGTTGGCGGCGGCGGGGTCGATGGTCAGGCGGTGGTGGTGGCGCTGGTCGATGAGGAAGCGCACCAGGAGCCCGACCGCCTCAGT comes from Actinomycetota bacterium and encodes:
- a CDS encoding dTDP-4-dehydrorhamnose 3,5-epimerase family protein, whose translation is MKLEPIPGIPGAVLGTPVVHGDSRGSFMEIFREDLLGVHFVQANHSHSAAGVLRGLHYHRKQADAWYVIGGEAQAMLADLRTASTSPAVVPVPLVGGEPQVLYIPPGVAHGFLAVTDVDLIYWVTGYYDASDEFGVAWDDATLSAPWRIAQPVLSGRDQANPPLSWDDVGGLWPTGE
- a CDS encoding NAD-dependent epimerase/dehydratase family protein, with the translated sequence MQGKTIVVTGGAGFLGSHFVRHALASGAGLVVNVDALTYAGDLRRLGDVADDPRCAFVRADVASAPEIAAVFQVYRPDLVVHYAAETHVTRSESDPDRFFRTNVEGTRVVLDAALAHGVGRVVHVSTDEVYGPILEGAFAEEDKGRGEGAASSPYARSKAIADDLARSYADRLEVVVVRPTNAFGPHQFPEKAFPRWIVRGLRGDVLPVWGDGLYVRQWLHAGDFAAAVGLAATMGAPGGVYNVGPRHEPEITNLALVRWLAGRLGLPEDRIVMTAYDRPAHDRRYCVDATRITGLGWRPGDVWEQLGATVDWYRDHEDWWGPHLAEAESIYTDAAAR
- a CDS encoding alpha/beta hydrolase, which translates into the protein MSHPLPADSATRPGVPVELAALERGAGPVVTLIHGGIFHSGPTWARQIGPLATEGYRVLAVDRRGYGRSPDARAPAGERISVALQAADVWHTLDLREAPASHLVGISYGALVALEAALARPEACTSLTLIEPGLLAWLADDADYGPWLQRWRELEARGASGAPLEEWLGEFLSLIDPQMARDLAPGSPAYGILERALPHEWEEESASTYQPDPEALAALGVPTLIVTGADSEPAPHAIAELMAERIAGATQAEIEGAGHALQAEQPDAFNRLLLGFLALQA
- the panB gene encoding 3-methyl-2-oxobutanoate hydroxymethyltransferase; amino-acid sequence: MPTTVRDLARYKSDGRRFAMLTAYDFPTARLLDEAGIPALLVGDSLGQVVLGYDTTLPVTMDEMLHHCRAVARGARTALLIGDMPFGSYQTSLEDGIRNATRMLKEGGMHAVKFEGWMPELTQALTERGIPVMAHLGLTPQSVHAFGGYRVQAKNEEDAHALVAHALDLQKAGAFALVLEAVPAAVAASVTQALAIPTIGVGAGPGCDGQVLVVHDLLGFRAGVEATRSPKFVKAQADLATVIHDAARAYLHEVEAGTFPDEAHSY
- a CDS encoding Uma2 family endonuclease, producing the protein MVRAAEGGYTVDDLDWLRTQLGVAHVELDPWGSLIVTPATDQHEKAVALLWEQLFSQLSVVDAQIVGNGPPWRVPEGSGYLNMPDLTVLRRDWDTRQDEHFVPPPYLVVEIASPSTRVVDRNRKRDDYLLGGAEAYLLVDLPGLAPVEAPTFTLVRPGEPEVTAEGEIALKVAGQPVRLSLGTPGSAG
- a CDS encoding Uma2 family endonuclease — encoded protein: MARAAEGGYSVEDFDWVRAQWGVAHVELDPWGNLVVTPATDLHEAAVSLLTRQLVRQLPDSLAIAANGPAWRVPGGSGYLNMPDLAVLTAGWHLRDDEHLVPPPHLVVEVASPSTRVVDRNRKRDDYLLGGAEAYLLVDLPALAPVEAPTFTLVRPGEPEVTAHTEIALMVAGRPVRLTLTPLESRD
- a CDS encoding NAD(P)/FAD-dependent oxidoreductase, with amino-acid sequence MAEPGTIQEHYDAIIVGGRVAGASLATHIVQQGYSALVVERAAFPRDTLSTHIFQNLDTLERLGVLDRLLATGAPLLTEFRLRMDGLDLSQDHDDLPMLAVRRRVLDPILLDRAARAGADVLSPARVTGLLSNGARVTGVRLRDPGRREREIHARVVVGADGRTSTVARLVGARRYNVTRSERSGGFAYFEGVEPGPVFHFYVEGTDYFLGYSTDSGLFLASMMWGSPDFRRYHDADGTAFDAALATCRPLAKALAGGRRIRPPVFIGGWEGYFREAAGPGWVLVGDAGHFKDPAPGQGISDALRQAEGLAAAICRGIETHTLPAQLKAWWRWRDWDAAEMYWWAREFGRGGRQSPVIAEMLRAMAGSPRALRATHEIVFHRRRPFRVFTPPRVAAAATRLLVAGSLPRGQVLAETRTLVRRDLERRYRTRRPKYEE
- a CDS encoding isochorismatase family protein, which translates into the protein MARYGPTTALIVVDVQNDFADPRGSLSVPGGEQALGAINRELAEARAAGAFVVFTQDWHPPVTPHFASDGGTWPEHCIGGSWGAELHRDLAALPDEPRIRKGVGGEDGYSGFTVADPTGGQRSPTGLEDLLRDNGIAQVVVVGLATDYCVKATALDAVTLGFPTVVVEDGVRAVDLAPGDGARAVAEMRAAGVTVA
- a CDS encoding VOC family protein — translated: MNEGVWTIIYPTTNLEASKALFATLLGSDPIADSPYYVGFQVGKQHIGLNPHGHREGQSGPQAFYHVSDIKATMQALIDGGATSNAEPRDVGGGRLVGSVKDADGNVIGLLEDPVAG